The following proteins come from a genomic window of Pararhodobacter sp.:
- a CDS encoding polyprenyl synthetase family protein gives MSFPQALNSAALSVSERLSAALMGLPASRVREAMGHAVYGGKGLRGFMVLQSAALHGIARDHALNAAAAIEALHAYSLIHDDLPAMDNDDLRRGRPTVHIAYDEATAILAGDALHSLAFELCAQPGQPKAAALVLGLAQAGGAAGMVLGQALDIAAETAATPLTLAQITHLQAGKTGALFAWACTAGPVMAGADPAPLHAYSQALGLAFQIADDILDTEGDAQTAGKRLQKDADAGKATFVSLLGLEPARQRAKSLIDQACDALAPYGDKAQSLHEAARFVISRDK, from the coding sequence ATGAGCTTTCCGCAGGCCCTGAATTCTGCCGCGCTGTCGGTCTCCGAGCGGTTGAGCGCAGCACTGATGGGTTTGCCCGCCAGCCGGGTGCGCGAGGCGATGGGCCATGCGGTCTACGGCGGCAAGGGGTTGCGCGGCTTCATGGTGCTGCAATCTGCCGCCCTGCACGGCATTGCGCGCGACCATGCGCTGAATGCCGCCGCCGCGATCGAGGCCTTGCACGCCTATTCCCTGATCCACGATGACCTGCCGGCGATGGACAACGACGATCTGCGCCGGGGCCGCCCCACCGTGCACATCGCCTATGATGAGGCCACGGCGATTCTGGCCGGTGACGCGCTGCACTCTCTCGCGTTTGAGCTCTGCGCCCAGCCCGGCCAGCCCAAGGCCGCCGCGCTGGTTCTGGGTCTGGCACAGGCGGGCGGTGCGGCGGGCATGGTGCTGGGGCAGGCGCTGGATATCGCCGCCGAAACCGCCGCGACTCCGCTGACGCTGGCGCAGATCACGCATCTTCAGGCTGGCAAGACCGGCGCGCTCTTTGCCTGGGCCTGTACCGCTGGCCCGGTGATGGCCGGGGCGGACCCAGCGCCGCTTCACGCCTATTCACAGGCGCTGGGACTTGCCTTTCAGATTGCCGACGACATTCTGGATACCGAGGGCGACGCGCAAACCGCCGGAAAACGTCTGCAAAAGGATGCGGATGCGGGCAAAGCGACGTTTGTTTCGCTGCTTGGGCTGGAACCCGCTCGTCAACGCGCCAAATCGCTCATTGA